The Desulfitobacterium chlororespirans DSM 11544 genome contains a region encoding:
- a CDS encoding metal-sensing transcriptional repressor, with the protein MIIMSEKVHSHQHHHHHHTKAVLNRLSRAIGHLESVKRMVEEEKDCSEVLIQLSAVIAALNNTGKVILKDHIEHCIVDAWDHGNEEAMENLHKAIDRFIK; encoded by the coding sequence ATGATTATCATGAGCGAGAAGGTCCACAGTCACCAGCATCACCATCATCATCACACTAAAGCCGTACTCAATCGTTTATCCCGGGCTATTGGTCATCTGGAATCAGTAAAACGGATGGTGGAAGAGGAGAAGGACTGCAGCGAAGTGCTGATTCAATTATCGGCAGTTATAGCCGCTCTCAATAATACCGGTAAGGTGATTCTTAAGGATCATATTGAGCATTGTATTGTTGATGCTTGGGATCATGGTAATGAAGAGGCTATGGAAAATCTGCATAAGGCTATTGATCGGTTTATAAAATGA
- a CDS encoding CGGC domain-containing protein: MKIALFCCSKVTQKLGCSSAQCLYDVKNRVGEFGRYARDIQVELVGVVNCPGCPSQIAPYRIIAQIENLADFQVEAIHFTNCISTFCAFHENYRLLIERNYPELEVILGTTPHFTPAQVELVSINN, translated from the coding sequence ATGAAAATCGCTCTTTTTTGCTGCTCGAAAGTGACTCAAAAGCTTGGCTGCTCCAGTGCCCAATGCCTGTATGATGTGAAAAACAGAGTTGGTGAATTTGGTAGATATGCCAGGGATATACAGGTTGAGCTGGTAGGAGTGGTCAATTGTCCTGGGTGTCCGTCTCAAATCGCTCCTTATCGGATTATTGCCCAAATAGAAAACTTAGCGGACTTTCAAGTGGAGGCTATTCATTTCACGAATTGCATAAGTACTTTTTGTGCTTTTCATGAGAACTACCGCTTACTGATTGAGCGTAATTACCCTGAACTGGAAGTGATATTGGGCACTACACCTCATTTCACCCCTGCCCAAGTTGAGCTCGTGTCAATAAACAATTGA
- a CDS encoding ABC transporter substrate-binding protein, translating to MKKKLALVLSVLLMLTVTACSSGDGKPVEITPSQEGAAPPPADGIVAYVGGTIFESSLDPIKGAMSYGYSFTNCALLRVNPDSNYEGDMATDWSISEDSLVYTYKLRENVKFSDGSDFTADDVVFTYTTVKENQAHNENVDLTKLASVKALNDYTVEFTLSEPYSPFLDTTACLGIVPSDSYDSKKFDQYPIGTGAWIVTQYDANQQIIVKANENYYAGAPAIKKVTFVSMNSEAAFSNAKSGQLDIVMIGPNYTSEKVAHMTAERFETMDIRMVNLPVLKEQTMKNPDGKDIKVGNNVTSDINVRKALAIGIDRQTIINHAFNGIGKPAVSFTANLQWANTDTYQDNRAEEAAALLQDAGWVDTDGDGIREKNGLKCEFNVYAPGSDNERFLLANAVAEDALRLGIKINVKTASWDEVANLQSHSGIVWGWGQYSPTVLNSLFNSQLFLKGAYDNVSGYANPQVDADIEKAFTSTTHDSAIAAWKAVQATVNQDYPYLYIVNIEHCYLVKDSLNLSLDTQIAHPHGHGSPIICNMKDWQYK from the coding sequence ATGAAAAAGAAACTTGCTCTGGTATTATCCGTACTTCTCATGCTTACTGTCACCGCTTGCTCAAGCGGTGACGGTAAACCTGTGGAAATCACGCCTTCCCAAGAGGGGGCAGCCCCGCCTCCAGCCGATGGAATCGTTGCCTATGTGGGCGGCACCATTTTTGAAAGCAGCCTGGACCCCATTAAAGGGGCCATGAGCTATGGGTATTCTTTTACCAACTGTGCTCTGCTGAGGGTAAACCCGGATTCTAACTACGAAGGTGACATGGCCACAGACTGGTCGATCAGTGAGGACTCTCTGGTCTATACCTATAAACTCAGAGAAAACGTCAAATTCAGCGACGGTTCGGATTTCACCGCCGACGACGTGGTATTTACCTACACTACTGTCAAAGAGAATCAGGCACATAATGAAAATGTCGATCTTACCAAGCTGGCCTCGGTCAAGGCTCTCAATGATTATACAGTGGAGTTTACCCTGTCGGAACCCTATTCACCTTTCCTTGACACAACCGCCTGTCTGGGGATTGTGCCCAGCGACAGCTATGACAGCAAAAAATTCGACCAGTATCCCATAGGAACCGGAGCCTGGATCGTCACCCAATATGATGCCAACCAACAGATTATCGTCAAGGCCAACGAGAACTATTACGCGGGTGCTCCCGCCATCAAAAAGGTAACCTTTGTCTCCATGAACAGTGAAGCCGCCTTTTCCAACGCCAAATCAGGTCAGCTGGATATCGTGATGATCGGGCCTAATTACACCTCTGAAAAAGTAGCTCACATGACGGCTGAAAGATTTGAAACGATGGATATCAGGATGGTTAATCTCCCTGTTCTCAAGGAGCAAACCATGAAAAATCCTGATGGTAAGGACATCAAGGTCGGGAATAACGTAACCTCAGACATCAATGTCCGCAAAGCTCTGGCCATCGGCATCGACCGTCAGACGATTATCAATCACGCTTTTAACGGCATAGGCAAGCCCGCGGTCAGCTTCACTGCCAATTTGCAATGGGCCAATACCGACACCTATCAAGATAACAGAGCAGAAGAAGCTGCCGCCCTGCTCCAGGACGCCGGTTGGGTGGATACGGACGGCGACGGCATCCGGGAGAAAAACGGCCTAAAATGTGAATTTAACGTCTATGCCCCCGGCTCCGACAATGAGCGCTTCCTGCTGGCCAACGCAGTTGCCGAGGATGCTTTAAGGTTAGGTATAAAAATCAACGTCAAAACGGCCAGCTGGGATGAGGTCGCTAATCTGCAAAGCCATTCAGGTATCGTATGGGGCTGGGGACAGTACAGCCCCACTGTATTGAATTCGCTTTTCAATTCCCAACTGTTCCTCAAGGGCGCTTACGATAACGTTTCCGGCTACGCCAACCCTCAGGTAGACGCCGACATTGAAAAGGCCTTCACCTCCACCACTCACGACAGCGCCATTGCCGCATGGAAAGCAGTTCAGGCGACAGTCAATCAGGATTATCCCTATTTGTATATTGTGAATATCGAGCACTGCTATCTGGTCAAAGATTCCTTGAACCTATCCCTGGATACCCAGATTGCCCATCCACACGGGCACGGCTCGCCGATTATCTGCAACATGAAGGATTGGCAATATAAATAA